In one Pseudoclavibacter sp. Marseille-Q3772 genomic region, the following are encoded:
- a CDS encoding GuaB3 family IMP dehydrogenase-related protein → MSELEIGRAKRARQVYALEDVAIIPSRRTRDPEDVSTAWKIDAFTFDVPFLAAPMDSVTSPATAIAMGKLGGLGVLDLEGLWTRFENPAPLLEEIAQLDAANATARIQQIYQEPIKGELIKARLQEIREAGVVVAGALSPQRTQEHYADVLAAGADIFVIRGATVSAEHVSQNREPLNLKKFIYELDTPVIVGGAASYSSALHLMRTGAAGVLVGFGGGASSTTRRVLGIQAPMATAIADVAEARRDYMDESGGRYVHVIADGGFGNSGAMVRAFACGADAVMLGAALARANEAPGLGYHWGAEARHTHLPRGNRVEVGQIGSLEAILCGPASQANGAQNLVGALRFAMATTGYTDLKAFQRADVSVTNSAGN, encoded by the coding sequence GTGAGTGAACTAGAGATTGGCCGCGCAAAGCGAGCACGTCAGGTGTACGCCCTCGAAGACGTAGCGATCATCCCGTCGCGACGCACCCGCGACCCCGAAGACGTATCGACCGCATGGAAGATCGACGCCTTCACCTTCGACGTGCCTTTCCTCGCCGCTCCGATGGACTCGGTCACCAGCCCCGCAACCGCAATCGCCATGGGAAAACTCGGGGGCCTGGGCGTCCTCGACCTCGAGGGTCTTTGGACCCGCTTTGAGAACCCCGCACCACTACTCGAAGAAATCGCGCAGCTTGATGCGGCCAATGCCACTGCTCGCATCCAGCAGATCTACCAAGAGCCCATCAAGGGTGAGCTGATCAAAGCGCGCCTGCAAGAAATCCGCGAAGCCGGCGTTGTTGTCGCTGGCGCCCTCTCGCCGCAGCGCACGCAAGAGCACTACGCAGACGTACTCGCTGCGGGCGCCGATATCTTCGTGATTCGCGGCGCCACCGTCTCGGCCGAACACGTCTCCCAGAACCGCGAGCCGCTCAACCTCAAGAAGTTCATCTACGAACTCGACACCCCCGTAATCGTCGGCGGCGCAGCAAGCTATTCCTCCGCCCTGCACCTGATGCGCACTGGAGCCGCCGGTGTGCTGGTGGGCTTCGGCGGCGGCGCCTCATCGACCACGCGCCGCGTACTCGGCATCCAGGCCCCCATGGCAACCGCTATCGCCGATGTTGCTGAAGCGCGCCGCGACTACATGGACGAATCCGGCGGTCGCTACGTGCACGTCATCGCCGACGGTGGGTTTGGCAATTCGGGTGCGATGGTTCGCGCCTTCGCGTGTGGGGCGGATGCGGTCATGCTCGGGGCAGCGCTCGCTCGCGCCAATGAGGCCCCAGGGCTGGGCTACCACTGGGGAGCTGAAGCGCGCCACACCCACCTACCGCGCGGCAACCGCGTGGAAGTCGGCCAGATCGGCTCGCTCGAGGCGATCCTGTGCGGGCCCGCATCCCAAGCTAATGGCGCACAGAACCTCGTGGGTGCCCTGCGATTCGCGATGGCCACGACCGGGTACACCGACCTCAAGGCCTTCCAGCGCGCCGACGTCTCCGTTACGAACAGCGCCGGAAACTAG